The Dethiosulfovibrio peptidovorans DSM 11002 nucleotide sequence ATCGAACGTACAAAGATATCAAACTCTCCCTAAAAACAACTACAGAATCACATACCCAGAGAAGACGACAACAGCCACCCCGAGTACATCATGGATGCAGCGAGAAGGCCAGCCCCTTCGAACCTGTTTATCCTGCCCTTTCCTCTAAATCCGTAACATATTACGAAAAGAGAAAGGGTCAAAGCCCCCATAACGGCCATGTCTCTGGATAGAACCTCAGGGGGTACATCCATAGGGCAGATCGCCCCGGCAAGACCGACCACCGCCAAGGTGTTGAAAAGGTTCGATCCCAAGACGTTCCCCAAAGCCATTTCGTGCTCTCCTCTCCTACATGCCATGATGGAAGAAGCCAGCTCGGGCAGGGAAGTTCCCAGAGCCACCACGGTAAGACCGATAATAAGATCGCTGACGCCCATACGATGAGCGAGGTCGACAGCTCCCCAGACCATAAGCTTGGAGGAGATGACCAAAACGATCAAACCGACAAGCAAATCGAAGGCATCCCTGCGGTTAGATCTGTCCGAAGCCTTAGATAACGACTCGTTTCCTGATTTTACACTGTGTCCCCTACCATTAACAACTCCCCAGGTCAGGATAACCGCAAATAAGAGGAGAAGGACCATTCCGTCTAGCCGGGAAAGTCTGCCATCGTAAAGCTGAAAGGCCGCCAACAACGTCACGACAGATAAGACCGGAAGCTCTTTCCGCAATACTCCTCCACTTACTGCTATAGGAGAGATCACCGCGGTAACTCCCAAGATAACCGCTATGTTGGCTATATTGGAGCCGTAAGCGTTGCCTAAAGCGATTCCAGGATTCCCCTGAAAAGCGGATAACACGGAAACGACCATCTCGGGAGCGGATGTACCGAAACCCATTATCACCATGCCTATCAACATGGGAGACATTCCGGACTTCTTCGCAGACGAGGCCGCCCCCTCTACAAAACGATCGGCGCTCCATATCAGGAGCGCCAGCCCAAAAACGACGGCAAAAACCGAGAGGACCATAATTTTACACAACACACCTTTCGATAGGACAGATAAATCTCGAAGACATCGTCGTAAGGATACCACAAAAACAGAAAAGCTTAGTCTTTTGCTGTTCTTTTATTCAAAAGCCTGGCGTATACCTTCTCCATCGACCTTCCAAACTCCTCCATACCGTATTTCCGGGAAAACGCCTCGGCGTTTTCCGATATCCTCTTGCTGAGGTCGGGATCCTCTATCAAAGTCCGAATTCTATCGGACCAAGAAGCCCTATCCAGAAGGGTTTTATAGCCGTTGATTCCATCCCTGATGAAATCGTCCACTCCGCTTGACCTGACCGCCACTACCGGCAATCCCATGGTCAAAGCCTCCAGCACCACCATACCCTGGGTCTCCGAACAGGAAGCGAAGACAAACAGATCGCCCAAACCATAGTAAACCGGAATACTTTCAGGAGACACAGCTCCTACCAGAATCACCGTATCGCCCAATCGAAGGTCGGAGATAGCGGCTTCTACCTCTTCTCTATCAGGGCCGTCCCCCACTATGAGAAATTTGAAAGAGACATCGCAATTATCCCGAAGCGACGCTAGGGCCTCCAGCATAAAAAGGATGTTCTTCTCCTTGCTCAACCTGGAGACCGTTATCAATATTTTTTCCTCTCCCAAACCCAGTTTATCCCTCAGTTCTTCCACCTGAACTCGACACACCCTGGAAAAAAGCTCCCTGTCTATGCCGGTGGGGAGCACAAAAAGAGGCCGCCGAACCCCTATCATACGAAGGTAATACTCCGCAGATTCGGTAGGTACCACCACTCCATCGCATTTATTGCAAAAATGCCGCACCATGGCGTGAGAGAGAAAATTACGAAACAACGCCCCCGGGATGGGAACAGCGTGATCGAAACGATCCAGTCTGGTGTGGTAGGTATAGACAACCGGCACACCTATCCGTCCGGCTATAAACAACCCGACGGAGCCTAGCCAATAGGGATGATGAACGTGGATTATATCGGGCTTGAAACCCGATACTGAGCGGTATATACGGGGAAGAAAAATGTTGGAGACCGCCACCCCGAAAACCCTGAAACCCCTGAGGATAGGAGGAACACCCAGAACCCCTTCCTCGCCCTTTCCGTCTCCGGGAGCCACTACGATCACCCTGTGTCCCAGAGAGCTCAAAGCCCGTCTCAGCCTGTCCACCGACACGGGAACTCCGCCGATGAAAGGGAAGAAGGTATTGGTGAACATGGCAACCCCTATAGGTCTATTCAACATCGGATCGGAGGGACTATCGAAATCGGGGTAGTAATTTTTCTCGACGAATACCACCGAATAAAGCCATATCGCCACAGCGGCACACATACATACCATCAAAAGAAAGTTAACGTACCCGACGTAGAAAAGCGAATGGACGAAAAACCAAAGACTCTCCAAAGTCCGAAAGAACGGATGTTGTCCGATATCCAGCCTTACCGGCTCTATCGAGATACCGTCCTCATCCACCCTCACCTGCACATAATGGTAGAAGCTAAGATCATCGTTCAAGAGCAAACCGCCCGAGCCTCCGGTTATTATGTACTTGACCCCGTCGCAGAAGGTCTCGTCGAAAAAGGGCAGATTGGCCGAAAAAACGACATCGACACCGAAACGGGAGAACATCGAGACCAGTTTTTGCCCCACGTCCTGATCCAAAAAGGATTTGCTCGAAACCCCTACAAGCCCTACTGTATTTACCGGAATAGGAGGTCGTCCCACGAAAACGAAGACATGCTCCTCCGAGGATCCGGCCATCAGATCCTCAAACCATCTAAACTGCCAATCCCACGAGGTCTTCCCGGTCCCATCCAGAAAAACGAACCTGCTGCCTCCTGCCACGAAGGTGAACAGGTACGGACCGTAGTGTTCGTAAAACCGACCACCTCCGAAAGCACTCTCCTCGTCCTCCCCAAAGGTGAGCATATAGGGTATGTCCAGCTTCTCCATGGTACTGTGAAGAGCCCTGTACTTGTCCTCCCCTCCACCGCTAACCGCGTTTCCGGCGGAGACCACGAAATCCGTCTTGCTCGAGTTCAGGAGGGGAACGATTTTTTTCTCGAAAATCCCGATCGAGTTCTTTACGTTCCCAACGACGGTAAAGGAGAAACTGGACCTCCCCTTTAAACGCCTCTCTATTCTTTCCATCTGAACGGCATGAACCGCTCCGTAATCCTCCTCCACAAAATTGAGGTACAACTTATACCCAACCAAGAAGATCACGACCATTAAGTTGACGTAGAAGAGGATCTTAAGTTCTCTGGACCTACGCACCGCAACGTCTCCGACCGAATAAATCGGTCAACGTAAAGAGAAAGCCTATTCCCATTCCCAGATATATGGTCAGAAAACGCCAGATAACTATCACCGAGACCAACTCGGAGGAAGGGATCGACGACAGAAAAAAAAGGCCGAATAGTCCCTCGGCAAAACCAGCTCCACCGGGGGTAGGCGAGAAGTACATTATAAAAGTCGTCAAGATCAAGAGCCCTACGGAAAGAAGATAGGGCACGGGATAACCGGTCCCCCGAAGAAGAAAAAAGGGAAAGGAGAAGAGGGCCATCAGAAAAACGGCCGTACATACCACGGACAGAAGGATATCGGCACCTCCTCTGCTACAGCGTCTGATATCCCTAGAAAAACGCACGATCTCCTTTACCGCTTTGGATCTCCAGGAAACTGCCCTGGCTCTGTCGATCACCTTGGTTCGGCAAAGCAGGTTAAGCCCCCTATGGAGGACAAAGATCATCCAGTTCCTCTTAAGCAGGGCCAGACAGAACAGAAACAGATAGACGATCCCTAAAAATGCGAAGCCCAAGGACAGAATCCCCCCTCCCAAAGAGGTCGAAAAGGGATGTAAAAAGAGTAACAAAAAAGGAGAGACCCCGAATATACAGACAGTGGCTAGGAAGGTCCTCAAGGTAGTAGCCGCCGTCGCAGTTCCGAGAGGGACACCGAACCTCCGGAGATACCATATCTGGGCAAAGCCTCCACCGGTTGCCATAGGGGTTATATTCGAGAAAAATATGTTTACAAATACCAGTTTGGCCAATCCCACTAAAGGGATCCTATATCCCATCGACCGGAGAACATAGAAGAGCCTCAGTCCGTCGCAACAGAAATAGACAACCAAAAGCCCTAGCAAACAGACCACGGTACGAAGAGACAAAAATCCATAGCCCACGTGAAAATCGCCTCCCAGCCCTTTGGAGATAAACACCGGAGCAAGGACGCTCAAAGAGACGAAAAGCAAGGCGAATAAAACAAGACGAAGCTTCCCTATTTGCTCTATCACATTGGCGGAAAAATCCTTACGATTCGAGGCCACCGTACCATCGCTCCCTTCATTTTCGGACACATCATACCAGATCCATGGAACTCCACACAGGAGGGCTACTTGACCTCATACAGCTAAAGAGATAGACTGTAAAATACTTTATTTTGGATACACAAATAAACTACAGGAGGTTTTGTTATGGTCACACAGGAGAAAAAGCGCTCCTCATTTCCACACGTATTCGTCATACTCCTATCCATAATGGTAGCAGCCATGGTGGCTACCTGGTTCGTTCCAGCCGGAGAGTTCAGCAGACAGTTGGACCCGAAGAGCAATCGGACCGTAATAGTACCGGACAGCTTCCACTCGGTCGAACAGGCACCGGTCGATCCATTCCAGATGTTCGTAGCCGTCCAGAAAGGCATGACCCAGGCGGGATCGATAGTCTTCTTCATATTTATCGTATTTTCTTCCATTTATGTCGTGATGTCGACAGGGGCCATAGACGCCTTCATAGCCTGGATGGTCCGCAAGACCAGGTCCAACCCAGCTTCGGCCAACATCACATTCGGAGTTCTCATGGCCGTATTCATGATATGGGGATCCACCGGAACCCTGTCCTACGAGGAGATGATAGCCTTCGTCCCCATCTTCGCCAGCTTGGCCTTGGCTCTGGGATATGACCCCATAGTGGGATTGGCGGTATCGTTCGTCTCAGTCGGAATAGGATTCGCATCAGCTACGGTAAACCCATTCACCATCGGGGTGGCGCAGACCATTTCGGAACTTCCCCTTTTCTCCGGACTAGCCTACAGGCTGTTGATATTGGCGGTTATGGGAAGCATAACCATAGCATGGACCCTCAGATATGCCGCAAAGATCAAAAACGACCCATCCAAGAGCGTGGTAAGCGACCTGGACTTCGAAGACTTGGAATTCGACGAAGAAAAGGTGAACCTTAAGTTCACAAAAACCCACAAAACCGTCCTAATGCTTTTTTTGATTACCATACTGATCGCAGGGTTCGGACTTCTTAAGCTTCACTGGTATATCAACCAGCTGGCTGGGCTGTTCCTCATCATGGGTATTCTGGTAGGCATAGCGGACAGAAAGGCACCCAGCCGCATCGCCGAGCTTTTCGTTGAAGGGATGAGCAAAGGCGTCCTCTCCGCGATGGTGGTAGGAGTGGCACGGGGAATCTTGGTCGTATTATCGGAAGGTAAGATCGTGGACTCCATAATAAACGGAATGGCGAACCTTCTGGGTCAGGGATCAGCCTATCTGAGCTCCGTCGGAATGCTGCTTTTCCAGACTATGATGAATTTCCTCGTTCCATCCGGATCGGGACAGGCGGCCACTACCATGCCTATAATGGCCCCCTTGGCCGACCTGTTGGAGGTTAAAAGACAGGTAGCGGTGTTGGCCTTTCAGTTCGGCGACGGATTCTCCAACCTGCTTTGGCCGACAGGCTTCATTCTGATCGGTTGCATCCTGGCTAAGGTGCCACTCAGCCGCTATCTCCGTTGGTTCCTTCCCCTCTACGCAGTGCTCTTCGTCGTTCAAATCCTGTTCCTCTGGGGAGCTATAGCCATAGGTTATGGCCCGTTCTAAACACATAGGGATCGATACGATGACAGATGAATCGAGAAAGGATATTCTGCGTCTATTGGAGGAGATCGCACCGAAACCGGAAAAGCTGGCCCTGGACCTATGGAAAAATCCCGAGCTGGGCCTTGAGGAGAGATACGCCGCCGACAGATACGAAGAAATTCTTTCCCTTGAGGGATTTCAGGTCCAAAGGGGGATCGGCGACCTGGACACAGCCATCTCGGCTAGCTGGGGCTCCGGCTCCCCCTTTATAGGATTTCTGGGAGAATACGACGCTCTGCCTGGAATAGCCGAAGACGGTGGCCCGGGGCACGGATGTGGACACAACCTCCTCGGAGCCGCATCTCTAGGGGCTGCCATGGCCCTGAAGAAATACATGGAAAAACTGAATCTGTCCGGAACGGTGGTCTTCTATGGATGCCCCGCCGAGGAAAACAACGGCGGAAAGGTCTATATGGCAAGAGACGGCTGCTTCTCCGAGCTGGATGCCGCCCTGACCTGGCACCCCTCTGACGTAAACGCCGTATGGGAGGCGGGAACTCTCGCCCTGAACGCCTGTAACTTCGTCTTCAAAGGTGTCACCTCCCATGCGGCCAAGTCTCCGGAGGCGGGCAGAAGTGCCCTGGACGGAGCCATACTGATGGACGTAGGGGTCAACTACCTGAGGGAACACATGATCCAGGAGGCACGGATCCACAGCGTTATAACCTCTGGCGGCAAGACTCCCAACGTGGTCCCAGCCGAGGCAACTATATGCTACTACGTCAGGGCTCCCAGGCGAGACCAGGTGGAGCCTCTTTTCGAAAGGGTGGTCAACTGCGCCAAGGGAGCAGCTCTTATGACCGATACGACCTTCGAGATCGATATGATCGACGGACTTTACGACTACCTGCCCAACCCAGTGTTGAACAAGGTCGCGTCAAAGATAATGTCGGAACTTGGAGGACCGAAATTCGACGCGGTCGATCGAGAGAAGGCGGCTAAGTTGCAATCCAGCCTTCCGGAAAAAACGGTCAAAGAGGCTTTCAAAAAATACGGGGCCACCGCAGATTTTCTGGGCCGGGAGCTTAGCGATGTCTATCTTCCAGGAGGAGGCCCCATGGCAAAGGGAAAAACCATGGCGGGATCGACCGACGTGGGAGACGTATCTCACGTCGTACCAACCATTCAGATAACGACCTGTACCATGCCGATAGGGACCTCTCTACACTCCTGGCAGAGCAACGAATCCTTCGGTAGCACCATCGGATTGAAGGGTATGAACTTCGCCTCTCAAGTGCTTGCCCTGACCGCCTTGGAGCTTTTAAAGGACGAGTCTCTGTTGAAAAAGGCAAAAGACGCCTTCGAAAGGGATACCGAGGGAGAGCCTTACGAGAGCCCGTTGATTCCCGGAGCTAGACCGAAGATAAGATAAAGACGGACGGGTTATAAAAACGGCCGGGTAACTATTCAGTCCCCCCTCCTATGAACGCCACCGCTTCACCGTAGCTCACGAACTGGGACACTACGTCCTCGGCCACCAAGCAGCCTTTTCCCTGGAATTGTGAGCTCCGAGAGAGAAACATACTGGACAGTACCCGCGGTATCAACGCCCTTTTCAGATCGGCCGTTATGTCGTGTCTGGCCTGTCCCGTGGCTATTCCATACCGCAGGACTTGCCCCTCTATTTGAGATACCCTGTGAGCCGTCTCAATGTGTCCCTGGTCCTCTATCCGACGAAAGACGGTCAACCCACAAATACAGTAGCCGTCGGGATCTGCGACGATCCCGACGGCTACGAAATGGCTAATGGTGGAGGCGCGGACCACAGAATACTCCCTAATTGCAAGAGGTTACGTAGTTTGGAGACACCTTGGAGACAAAAACATGCCTAAACGGCTACTTTTCCAAAACACTAGACGACGTACCTCCGCCTATCGCTTTGTTTCCCTTTCCAGCCATTTTAGCAGAAGCTCCTGACCGAAGTCTAGAATCTGTCCGGCACTGTATCCGGCCATGGCCACGACGGCGGAAGTCAGCCAGGCATTGAGTCCTATTCCAGAGCAGAAACACTGGACGACCACCCCGGCGAATCCCGCCGTTATCATTCCGCCTATAAACTCGCCCCATGAGAACGGCTCGGATCTGTGGAGCCTCACGTATCGAACGAAGGATCCCACCATAGCCATGAGTGCGGCGGGGAATATGATCCCCGCCAGTTTTCTGAGGGCTTCAACGTAGTCGTGCATGGTCCCTCCTTCACTTTATCTCGTCTATCAACCCGGCCACCCTTCGACGTACCCAACCCCACAGAAACTTTCGTTGGCTGGAGTCCCCCTCGACGATCTTCACATAAAACCTGGTCCGCATCGCAAGAACACTCATTGATAGGGCCTCGGGCGAATTGCCGTCCAGAGCCTTTTTCAAGGTTTTTAGGGTGTTAGGACCTATGACCCCGTCGACGCTAAGGTCCGCATCAGCCACGAAGTTCAGGGTCTTCTGCAGCAGCCGTCCAGCTCCCCCCACGCCGTGGTTCACGGCACAGTCGAACATGACGAGGTCCAGCGGGTTCGGCATTCCGTCGGCTTCTATGGGCTCCCAGTAGTCGGACCAGTAGATCAGGGCGGCGTCGGCCTTCGACAAAGATCGTATGTCCTTATGGGAGACTATCTTTCTCTCGTAGGCGGATCTAAGGGTACCTTCCGTTATGCCGTAATTGGTCCGTCCTCCCCTATCGTCCGGATCGTTCACATATCCTCCCTCGAATCCCAACACCACGGAGAGGACTTCAGAGAACCTGTCCGTCACTTCGTCCCCCTCCCCTCCCAGGGCAAAGGGCCCGCTATATCCAATATGTCCCTGCCATGGATCGCCAGCTCCTCTATCCTGTCCAGCCCCCAGTCGTGACCGAGGCGCTCGTTCAGTTTGTCCACGGCATAGTCCACCAGTCCTCGGATGATGGGGCCATCGAAGGGCTCCAGAAACCATGGAAGGACTAT carries:
- a CDS encoding calcium/sodium antiporter; translated protein: MVLSVFAVVFGLALLIWSADRFVEGAASSAKKSGMSPMLIGMVIMGFGTSAPEMVVSVLSAFQGNPGIALGNAYGSNIANIAVILGVTAVISPIAVSGGVLRKELPVLSVVTLLAAFQLYDGRLSRLDGMVLLLLFAVILTWGVVNGRGHSVKSGNESLSKASDRSNRRDAFDLLVGLIVLVISSKLMVWGAVDLAHRMGVSDLIIGLTVVALGTSLPELASSIMACRRGEHEMALGNVLGSNLFNTLAVVGLAGAICPMDVPPEVLSRDMAVMGALTLSLFVICYGFRGKGRINRFEGAGLLAASMMYSGWLLSSSLGM
- a CDS encoding glycosyltransferase — encoded protein: MRRSRELKILFYVNLMVVIFLVGYKLYLNFVEEDYGAVHAVQMERIERRLKGRSSFSFTVVGNVKNSIGIFEKKIVPLLNSSKTDFVVSAGNAVSGGGEDKYRALHSTMEKLDIPYMLTFGEDEESAFGGGRFYEHYGPYLFTFVAGGSRFVFLDGTGKTSWDWQFRWFEDLMAGSSEEHVFVFVGRPPIPVNTVGLVGVSSKSFLDQDVGQKLVSMFSRFGVDVVFSANLPFFDETFCDGVKYIITGGSGGLLLNDDLSFYHYVQVRVDEDGISIEPVRLDIGQHPFFRTLESLWFFVHSLFYVGYVNFLLMVCMCAAVAIWLYSVVFVEKNYYPDFDSPSDPMLNRPIGVAMFTNTFFPFIGGVPVSVDRLRRALSSLGHRVIVVAPGDGKGEEGVLGVPPILRGFRVFGVAVSNIFLPRIYRSVSGFKPDIIHVHHPYWLGSVGLFIAGRIGVPVVYTYHTRLDRFDHAVPIPGALFRNFLSHAMVRHFCNKCDGVVVPTESAEYYLRMIGVRRPLFVLPTGIDRELFSRVCRVQVEELRDKLGLGEEKILITVSRLSKEKNILFMLEALASLRDNCDVSFKFLIVGDGPDREEVEAAISDLRLGDTVILVGAVSPESIPVYYGLGDLFVFASCSETQGMVVLEALTMGLPVVAVRSSGVDDFIRDGINGYKTLLDRASWSDRIRTLIEDPDLSKRISENAEAFSRKYGMEEFGRSMEKVYARLLNKRTAKD
- a CDS encoding lysylphosphatidylglycerol synthase transmembrane domain-containing protein, with amino-acid sequence MSENEGSDGTVASNRKDFSANVIEQIGKLRLVLFALLFVSLSVLAPVFISKGLGGDFHVGYGFLSLRTVVCLLGLLVVYFCCDGLRLFYVLRSMGYRIPLVGLAKLVFVNIFFSNITPMATGGGFAQIWYLRRFGVPLGTATAATTLRTFLATVCIFGVSPFLLLFLHPFSTSLGGGILSLGFAFLGIVYLFLFCLALLKRNWMIFVLHRGLNLLCRTKVIDRARAVSWRSKAVKEIVRFSRDIRRCSRGGADILLSVVCTAVFLMALFSFPFFLLRGTGYPVPYLLSVGLLILTTFIMYFSPTPGGAGFAEGLFGLFFLSSIPSSELVSVIVIWRFLTIYLGMGIGFLFTLTDLFGRRRCGA
- a CDS encoding YfcC family protein is translated as MVTQEKKRSSFPHVFVILLSIMVAAMVATWFVPAGEFSRQLDPKSNRTVIVPDSFHSVEQAPVDPFQMFVAVQKGMTQAGSIVFFIFIVFSSIYVVMSTGAIDAFIAWMVRKTRSNPASANITFGVLMAVFMIWGSTGTLSYEEMIAFVPIFASLALALGYDPIVGLAVSFVSVGIGFASATVNPFTIGVAQTISELPLFSGLAYRLLILAVMGSITIAWTLRYAAKIKNDPSKSVVSDLDFEDLEFDEEKVNLKFTKTHKTVLMLFLITILIAGFGLLKLHWYINQLAGLFLIMGILVGIADRKAPSRIAELFVEGMSKGVLSAMVVGVARGILVVLSEGKIVDSIINGMANLLGQGSAYLSSVGMLLFQTMMNFLVPSGSGQAATTMPIMAPLADLLEVKRQVAVLAFQFGDGFSNLLWPTGFILIGCILAKVPLSRYLRWFLPLYAVLFVVQILFLWGAIAIGYGPF
- a CDS encoding amidohydrolase, translated to MARSKHIGIDTMTDESRKDILRLLEEIAPKPEKLALDLWKNPELGLEERYAADRYEEILSLEGFQVQRGIGDLDTAISASWGSGSPFIGFLGEYDALPGIAEDGGPGHGCGHNLLGAASLGAAMALKKYMEKLNLSGTVVFYGCPAEENNGGKVYMARDGCFSELDAALTWHPSDVNAVWEAGTLALNACNFVFKGVTSHAAKSPEAGRSALDGAILMDVGVNYLREHMIQEARIHSVITSGGKTPNVVPAEATICYYVRAPRRDQVEPLFERVVNCAKGAALMTDTTFEIDMIDGLYDYLPNPVLNKVASKIMSELGGPKFDAVDREKAAKLQSSLPEKTVKEAFKKYGATADFLGRELSDVYLPGGGPMAKGKTMAGSTDVGDVSHVVPTIQITTCTMPIGTSLHSWQSNESFGSTIGLKGMNFASQVLALTALELLKDESLLKKAKDAFERDTEGEPYESPLIPGARPKIR
- a CDS encoding phage holin family protein; this encodes MHDYVEALRKLAGIIFPAALMAMVGSFVRYVRLHRSEPFSWGEFIGGMITAGFAGVVVQCFCSGIGLNAWLTSAVVAMAGYSAGQILDFGQELLLKWLERETKR
- a CDS encoding glycoside hydrolase family 108 protein, encoding MTDRFSEVLSVVLGFEGGYVNDPDDRGGRTNYGITEGTLRSAYERKIVSHKDIRSLSKADAALIYWSDYWEPIEADGMPNPLDLVMFDCAVNHGVGGAGRLLQKTLNFVADADLSVDGVIGPNTLKTLKKALDGNSPEALSMSVLAMRTRFYVKIVEGDSSQRKFLWGWVRRRVAGLIDEIK